The Halopseudomonas sabulinigri genome window below encodes:
- a CDS encoding ABC transporter substrate-binding protein, which yields MTAPRFSFLRKTLAGASLAAAAVLSPVAAQAADSMTIGTVVWAGYGPFYVADKLDLYDQFGLDVELQFFNDPALLPSAMAGGAVDGAMLTYDQVVGSVAKGLKHRVVMPIDFSNGGDAIVADKSIATVADFKGKQVGYNPLSPSDFLLAYALQVNDMTEKDIQAVNMTPEGIPSAMASGSLPVGVTYEPNVSQILGMAGGDKFHVVYSSKDAPGLITDVLAFDEKMIKAEPDAISAMIKGYQAGLEYMQAHPDESAEIIGKVLGVSGAEAMEQMEGVYNIPLDEMSKNFIESAETTSFYGSGAVIADLLVKNKQIPAVPDFADTFDASFVQALTE from the coding sequence ATGACCGCCCCACGTTTCAGCTTTCTCCGCAAGACCCTGGCTGGCGCCAGTCTGGCTGCCGCTGCCGTGCTGTCTCCTGTTGCTGCGCAAGCGGCCGACTCCATGACCATAGGCACTGTGGTCTGGGCCGGTTACGGTCCCTTCTATGTGGCAGACAAACTTGATCTCTACGACCAGTTTGGTCTCGACGTCGAACTGCAATTCTTCAACGACCCGGCGTTGCTGCCCTCGGCCATGGCTGGCGGTGCGGTTGACGGCGCCATGCTGACCTACGACCAAGTGGTCGGCTCGGTCGCCAAGGGGCTGAAGCACCGCGTGGTTATGCCGATCGACTTTTCCAACGGCGGTGATGCCATTGTTGCGGACAAGTCCATCGCCACGGTTGCCGATTTCAAAGGCAAGCAGGTGGGCTACAACCCGCTGTCACCGTCCGACTTCCTGCTCGCTTACGCGCTGCAGGTCAATGACATGACCGAGAAGGACATCCAGGCAGTCAACATGACGCCGGAGGGCATTCCCAGCGCCATGGCGTCCGGCAGCCTGCCGGTTGGTGTGACCTATGAGCCCAACGTTTCGCAGATTCTCGGCATGGCCGGCGGCGACAAATTCCACGTGGTCTATTCCTCCAAGGATGCACCGGGTCTGATCACCGACGTGCTGGCCTTTGATGAAAAAATGATCAAGGCCGAGCCCGACGCCATCAGCGCGATGATCAAGGGCTATCAGGCCGGCCTGGAGTACATGCAGGCCCACCCTGACGAGTCGGCGGAGATCATCGGCAAGGTGCTGGGTGTCAGCGGTGCCGAAGCCATGGAGCAGATGGAAGGCGTCTACAACATCCCGCTGGACGAGATGAGCAAGAACTTCATCGAGTCGGCAGAGACCACCTCCTTCTATGGTAGCGGCGCGGTGATTGCCGACCTGCTGGTGAAGAACAAGCAGATCCCGGCGGTACCGGACTTTGCCGACACCTTTGATGCCAGCTTCGTACAGGCTTTGACCGAGTAA
- a CDS encoding fatty acid desaturase family protein, translated as MSASQTKSKPASKPLYRYADGRVWNTLAMAYSLGGYATGIALLLTPHWAAKLAGLLLVAHTMIIGAYLVHEFAHGTIFSKPAHNARAGEIFSWMTGGCYADFQDLRRKHMRHHVDRADVITFDNKAFLNSLPAWVRKLVLALEWAYIPAVELIMHFYVVLLPFISRSEKHRARRGKVLTVLLIRAALFAVLGWLSFSALVLYCVAWLIMVTVLRFADAYQHTYDAFAVLEDDGKIPADKLRDRAYEQTNTFSNVVSLRWPALNLLLLNFSYHNAHHEKPVAPWYRLPKMHTELYGDAYRQVVPMSELLSSFHRHRMRRVLSDDYGEFVDGPKRAENFYGAVGVSFLTAV; from the coding sequence ATGTCCGCATCCCAAACCAAATCCAAGCCCGCATCCAAGCCGTTGTACCGCTATGCCGATGGCCGGGTGTGGAACACCCTGGCGATGGCCTACAGCCTGGGCGGTTACGCTACCGGCATCGCCTTGCTGCTGACACCACACTGGGCTGCCAAGCTGGCGGGCCTGTTGCTGGTGGCGCACACGATGATTATCGGCGCTTACCTGGTTCACGAATTTGCCCATGGCACCATTTTCAGCAAGCCGGCGCACAACGCGCGGGCGGGCGAGATTTTCAGCTGGATGACAGGCGGCTGTTACGCCGACTTCCAGGACCTGCGGCGCAAACACATGCGCCACCATGTAGACCGTGCGGACGTTATCACCTTTGACAACAAGGCATTCCTCAACAGCCTGCCCGCCTGGGTGCGCAAGCTGGTACTGGCACTGGAATGGGCCTACATCCCAGCGGTCGAGCTGATCATGCATTTTTACGTAGTGTTGCTGCCCTTCATCAGTCGGAGCGAGAAGCACCGTGCCCGTCGCGGCAAGGTGCTGACGGTACTGCTGATTCGCGCGGCGCTGTTTGCCGTACTCGGCTGGCTTTCGTTCAGCGCACTGGTGCTGTACTGCGTTGCCTGGCTGATCATGGTCACGGTGCTGCGCTTCGCCGATGCCTACCAACACACCTACGACGCCTTCGCGGTGCTGGAAGACGACGGCAAGATCCCGGCCGACAAGCTGCGCGACCGCGCTTACGAGCAAACCAATACCTTCAGCAACGTGGTGTCGCTGCGCTGGCCGGCGCTGAACCTGCTGTTGCTGAATTTCTCTTACCACAACGCGCACCACGAGAAACCGGTGGCGCCCTGGTATCGCCTGCCAAAGATGCACACCGAGCTGTACGGCGACGCCTACCGTCAGGTAGTGCCCATGAGCGAGCTGCTCAGCAGCTTCCATCGCCATCGCATGCGCCGGGTGCTGAGCGACGACTACGGCGAGTTTGTTGATGGTCCCAAGCGTGCCGAGAATTTCTACGGTGCGGTGGGCGTGTCTTTCCTGACGGCGGTATGA
- a CDS encoding NAD(P)/FAD-dependent oxidoreductase has translation MIRINELQLPLDHPADALRTAIVARLKISDAQLLAFSVFKRSYDARKKNSEITFVYIIDATLADEAPVLKRFAEDRNVRPAPDTAYYPVAQAPEGLTERPLIIGFGPCGLFAALTLAQMGFKPIVLERGRDVRSRTKDTWALWRNKVLSPESNVQFGEGGAGLFSDGKLYSQIKDPKFYGRKVMQEFVRAGAPEEIMFVSKPHIGTFRLTGVVSSMREEIKALGGEVRFDSRVTDFIINDGRIEGVQLSSGEELRSRYVVLALGHSARDTFRTLHQRGVYVEAKPFAVGFRIEHPQSLIDQARLGKYAGHPELGAADYKLVHHAKNGRAVYSFCMCPGGMVVAATSEPGRVVTNGMSQYSRNERNANAGIVVGIHPEQDFPGSPLAGVELQEKLESRAYELGGSDYCAPGQLVGDFIRGKASSTLGEVQPSYQPGVLLGDLAQALPAYAIDAIREALPAFGKQIRGFDRHDAVLTGIETRTSSPVRIKRDNLSLQSLNTRGLYPAGEGAGYAGGILSAGVDGIKVAEALATAMLADLKSV, from the coding sequence ATGATCCGCATAAACGAACTGCAATTGCCCCTCGACCACCCCGCCGATGCCTTGCGTACGGCCATTGTGGCGCGCCTGAAAATCAGCGATGCCCAGTTGCTGGCTTTCAGCGTATTCAAGCGCAGCTACGACGCGCGCAAGAAGAACAGCGAAATCACCTTTGTCTACATCATTGATGCCACGCTGGCCGACGAAGCGCCAGTGCTCAAGCGCTTTGCCGAGGACCGCAACGTGCGACCCGCGCCGGACACCGCGTACTATCCGGTTGCCCAGGCACCCGAGGGGCTGACTGAGCGCCCGCTGATCATCGGCTTTGGCCCCTGCGGCCTGTTCGCCGCACTCACCCTGGCGCAGATGGGCTTCAAGCCCATAGTGCTGGAGCGCGGGCGAGACGTGCGCAGCCGTACCAAGGACACCTGGGCGCTATGGCGCAACAAGGTGTTGTCACCCGAATCCAACGTGCAGTTTGGTGAAGGCGGCGCGGGCCTATTCTCTGACGGCAAACTCTACAGCCAGATCAAGGACCCCAAGTTCTATGGTCGCAAGGTCATGCAGGAGTTTGTCCGCGCCGGCGCGCCAGAGGAAATCATGTTCGTCAGCAAGCCACACATCGGCACCTTTCGCCTCACCGGCGTAGTGTCGAGCATGCGCGAAGAAATCAAGGCACTGGGTGGCGAAGTAAGATTTGATAGCCGCGTTACCGATTTCATCATCAACGACGGTCGCATCGAAGGCGTGCAGCTGAGCAGCGGTGAAGAGTTACGCAGCCGTTATGTGGTGCTCGCGCTGGGCCACAGCGCGCGCGATACCTTCCGCACGCTACACCAGCGTGGCGTCTATGTTGAGGCCAAACCCTTCGCCGTCGGCTTTCGTATCGAACACCCGCAATCGCTGATCGACCAGGCGCGGCTCGGCAAATACGCCGGCCATCCGGAGCTGGGCGCGGCTGATTACAAGCTGGTACACCACGCCAAAAACGGCCGGGCGGTGTACAGCTTCTGCATGTGCCCGGGCGGCATGGTGGTAGCCGCGACCTCAGAGCCAGGCCGCGTAGTGACCAACGGCATGAGCCAATATTCGCGCAACGAGCGCAATGCCAATGCCGGCATTGTGGTGGGCATTCATCCCGAGCAGGACTTCCCCGGCAGCCCGCTGGCTGGCGTTGAGCTGCAGGAGAAACTGGAGTCTCGTGCCTATGAGCTGGGCGGCAGCGACTACTGCGCGCCCGGCCAGCTGGTTGGCGACTTTATCCGCGGCAAGGCCTCCAGCACCCTCGGTGAAGTGCAGCCATCCTATCAACCGGGCGTGCTGCTGGGCGACCTGGCGCAAGCGCTGCCTGCCTATGCGATTGATGCCATCCGCGAAGCTTTGCCGGCCTTTGGCAAACAGATTCGCGGCTTCGACCGGCATGATGCGGTACTCACCGGGATCGAAACTCGTACCTCATCGCCCGTGCGCATCAAGCGCGACAATCTCTCGCTGCAGAGCCTCAACACGCGTGGCCTCTACCCCGCCG
- a CDS encoding secondary thiamine-phosphate synthase enzyme YjbQ, producing MWLQKRINLKARSRGFHLIDQEILAALPELGSVRVGLLHLWLQHTSASLTVNENADPLVREDFEAFFRRAVADDTPYFKHTYEGPDDMTAHIKSSLLGVQLSIPVSDGRLAMGTWQGIYLGEHRVHAGGRHLLATLQGE from the coding sequence ATGTGGCTACAAAAACGCATCAACCTTAAGGCGCGCTCGCGCGGGTTTCATCTGATTGATCAGGAAATACTCGCAGCGCTGCCCGAACTCGGCTCGGTGCGGGTGGGGTTGTTGCATCTGTGGCTGCAGCACACCTCTGCCTCGCTGACGGTGAACGAGAACGCTGATCCGCTGGTGCGTGAAGACTTTGAGGCTTTTTTCCGGCGTGCGGTCGCGGATGACACCCCTTACTTCAAACACACCTATGAAGGTCCGGACGACATGACCGCGCATATCAAGTCGAGCCTGCTGGGTGTGCAGTTGAGCATCCCGGTGAGCGACGGTCGCCTGGCCATGGGCACCTGGCAGGGCATCTATCTGGGCGAGCACCGTGTGCATGCCGGCGGTCGCCATCTGCTGGCCACTCTGCAGGGCGAGTAA
- a CDS encoding SDR family NAD(P)-dependent oxidoreductase, which produces MSMQTLDYHGCTVVISGAASGIGRALAEAFAAQGAQLELLDRNGITLAAVVEALSTTTEVQGTAIDLNDDAAVSEYAQVLAGRCAQVQVLINNAGMEQPTPLLDDSADANRRWQVQLDNNVVSMWRLTRALLPLLGEGSSVINQSSIWGLSAVAGFSAYVASKHAVIGLTRSLAWELGAQRIRVNAVCPGWIATDAAMASLRSIAADNGRSKQAELQHILSAQAIPELLTPADLAGTFLFLGSPAAAAMTGQALVVSRGEVMH; this is translated from the coding sequence ATGAGCATGCAGACCCTCGATTATCACGGTTGCACGGTCGTCATAAGCGGCGCTGCCAGCGGCATCGGTCGTGCCTTGGCCGAGGCCTTTGCCGCCCAGGGCGCGCAACTGGAGTTGCTGGATCGCAACGGTATAACACTCGCCGCGGTCGTCGAGGCACTGAGTACGACGACTGAAGTACAAGGTACCGCGATCGATCTGAACGATGATGCTGCCGTCAGCGAGTACGCGCAGGTATTGGCTGGTCGCTGTGCCCAGGTGCAGGTACTGATCAACAACGCCGGTATGGAGCAGCCCACGCCGTTACTGGACGACAGCGCTGACGCCAACCGCCGCTGGCAAGTGCAGCTGGACAACAACGTGGTGTCGATGTGGCGCCTGACGCGGGCCTTGCTGCCACTGCTCGGTGAGGGCAGCAGCGTGATCAACCAGTCGTCTATCTGGGGACTGAGTGCGGTGGCGGGATTCTCCGCGTACGTAGCCAGCAAGCATGCGGTGATCGGCCTGACCCGTTCATTGGCCTGGGAGCTGGGCGCCCAACGCATTCGGGTGAATGCCGTGTGCCCCGGCTGGATTGCTACCGATGCGGCAATGGCTTCGCTGCGTAGCATCGCGGCGGACAATGGCCGCAGCAAGCAGGCTGAGCTGCAGCACATTCTCTCTGCCCAGGCGATCCCTGAGCTGCTCACACCGGCGGACCTGGCTGGCACTTTTCTGTTTCTCGGCTCGCCCGCCGCTGCCGCGATGACCGGCCAGGCACTGGTGGTCAGCCGCGGTGAGGTAATGCACTGA